CGGGTTGCTCCCCGCGATGGTCCGGCGCGGTCGCGGCGGCGTGCTGAACGTGGCGTCCACCGCCGCGTTCCAACCGATGCCCTTCATGGCGACCTATGCGGCGACGAAAGCCTTCGTGCTGAGCTTCTCCACCGCCCTGGCGGAGGAAGTGGCGCCCCACGGCATCACCGTCACGGCCCTGTGCCCCGGTCCCGTTCCGACGGGCTTCCAGGAGACTGCGGGGATCACGCCAGGAGCCGAGCGCATGGCGGCGTTGAGCGCGGACCAGACGGCGGCCATTGGGATCGCGGGGTACATGGCCGGCCGTCGTGTGGTCGTTCCGGGCGGCGTGAATCGCGTTCAGACGACGCTGACGCAGCTCTTGCCGCGTCGCGCCGTGACCGCTCTGCTCGCTGGCGCCATGCGCCGCATGGGGCGTGCCGATTGACGACGACGAGAAAGGGACTCTGGCTGGGCCTGATGCTGGCGGGGTGCTCCCAGATCGCGGGATTGGGCGAGGAGCGCTCGCAGGGGATCGACGCCGGCAAGGTCGAAGACGCGGGGGCGGACGTGGCGCCGGAGGCCGAGGCCGAGGCGAGCGTGGACGCCAGCGCCGACCTCTTGCTCCACGTGACCGCCGAGGAGCCGGGCGAGGACTGCACCCTGGACAACCCACTGCTCTCGGCAGACTCGAGCTTCGGGATGCCGGCCAACTGCGGCTATCAACCGGCGTTGGTGGGCCAGCAGAGCGTCGCGTTCTCCGGTGATCGGACGCTGCTGTGCGACCCTTGTTGGCAGGGGCGCAAGGGGAACCTGTGGGTCGAGGCGGTGGTCCAGCTCGGCGGTCCGCCGGGGTACTATTTCGACCCCATCATGTTCTTGACCGACGCCTACGGAGCCGTCCCGCCGGCCAAGCGCCGCACAGGGGTGTACCTCGACTGGTCGACGACGTCGGGGTTGGCAATGAGATGCGCGGCCGACCACTCATCCAGCGGAAGCTTGAGTACTCTGCCCGACAAGCCCTACGTGCTGACGGTCCACTTCGACTGGGTCGCCTCGACTGGAGAAACATGGCTGCGGCCCGCCGACGGAACGGGCCACGCGCTCGTGGCTCGCGGAACACCCGACTTGACCATCCTGTGTCCCTCGGACCCCAGCGCCACGGGATGGTATGCCGCGAGCTTCATGGAGACTGCTAGCGTGGCAGGCACGGGCCTGATGGACGAAATTCGAATCGCGGCGAACCCCGACGCCCTGGACAACCCCTGATGCTGCTTCGCTTCGACGACTTCGAGCTGGACGAGGCCTGCTTCGAGCTGCGCAAGGCCGGAAGCGCCATTACCGTTCAACCCAAGGTGCTGGATCTGATCCTGTACCTCGCGCGCCATCGCGATCGTGTCGTCACCAAAGACGAGCTGCTCGAGCGGCTGTGGGAGGGCGTGGTGGTGACCGAGGCATCGCTGAGTCAGGCGATCAGCATGGCGCGGCGGGCGCTGTCGGACTCGGCGTCGGAGCAGTCGGTGATCCGGACCGTGCGGGGCAAGGGCTTTCGCTTCGTGGCGGAGACCAGCGAGCTCGGCACCGGAGGTCGCGAGTCCAAGCCGAAGCCGCTGCCCAAGGTGGAAGCGCCGCGCTCGGAGCCGGTCACGAGCCCGCGGCGCCCGCTGCAATACCTGGGATCGGGCACCGAATCCGTGGCGGAGACCCGCGACGACGACGTGCCGCGGGACGGCGCCGCCCGTCCCCACCACGTTCTGTACGTGGTGCTCTCCTGCGAAGATCTGGGCAATGGGGGAGCACGCCACGACCTCGAAGGGGTGGACGAAGTGCTGGTCGCCCGCGGATCGGAGCGGCGTTCTCAGCGCGGCGGCGAAATCACCAAGACGCTGACGCTCACGCTGCCAGGGCAAAGCCTGAGTCGTCGCCACGCGCGCTTCGTCAGCACGCGGGACGGCTGGTACGTGATGGACGAGGGGAGCAAGAACGGCACCTGGATCGGCGGGCAGCGCATCGAGAAGAAGCGGTTGAGCGACGGAGACGTGGTGGAGCTCGGTCGCACGTTCGTCACCTTCCGCGAGCACACGCTGGTGACGCCCCTGGCGGCGGACTTGGAAGCGCCGCATCGCATCTTCTCCAGCTTGTCACCGGAGCTCGACGTGCTGTCCCGGGACTTGGAGCGCCTCCAAGACGCGGATCTGCCGGTGCTTTTCCTGGGGGAGACCGGCGTGGGCAAGGAGCACGCTGCGCGACGGCTCCACTCCGACGGCCCCTTCGTGGTGCTGGATAGCGGCACGGTGGTGGCCGGCAAGAGTGTCGAGCAGCTGTTCGGCGCAAACGGGGAGCAGAGCATCTTCGAACGGGCCGCCGGCGGCACGCTGTTGGTGGACAACGTGGAGAGCTTGCCGGCAGACGCCCAGGCTGCCCTGGTGCGCGCGCTGGAAACGAGCCCCATTACCGTCGCCGGGGATCCGGCGCGGACCGCCGACGTGCGCGTGATGGCGACCAGCTCGGCTGCGTTGGACGAGCTGGCTCGCGACGGTGACTTTCGAGCGGACTTGCTCGCGCGCCTCTCCGGCTTTCGGTGTGAGCTGCCACCGTTGCGAGCGCGCAAGGTGGATCTCGGGCTGCTCATCGCGGATCTCTTGCCCGACGACGCCGTGCCGGAGATGGAAGTCGCGGCGGCCCGTGCTCTGTTTGCCTACGATTGGCCGGGCAACGTGCGGGAGCTGTCGCAGTGCTTGCAGGTGGCGGCGAAGCTCGCCGGGGGCGAGCCCATCGCGCTCGAGCACTTGCCGCCGGAAGTGCGCGGGTTCACGCGCCAGACGTGAATCGCGAGCCACGTAGCGGGCCGTCGCTGACGGGATCCCGGAGGAGTTACTTGGCACTCCTGTTGCAGAGGCAGGCCGCCATGCGGACGTGGTGCCTGCTTCTGCTGTTGATACCCGCCTGTGGATCCGATGACGCCACACCCGCTTCCGTGGGCACGGGCGGAATTGCGGGAGCAGCGGGCTTGGCAGGGTCCGGGGGCTCGGCAGGGATTGGAGGAGCGGCAGGGTCCGGAGGAGCGGCAGGGGTCGACGGCGGGACGACGGCGCTCTGCTCCAAGGTCATTG
The window above is part of the Polyangiaceae bacterium genome. Proteins encoded here:
- a CDS encoding SDR family oxidoreductase produces the protein MALTGSWALVTGASSGIGEALARQLAEKGANVVLTARSRDKLSKLADELSARDGVQTQVVVGDLARPGGAEELLRDVASLGVELDHLVNNAGFGSAGPFVERGRHAEMVRLNCEALVALTHGLLPAMVRRGRGGVLNVASTAAFQPMPFMATYAATKAFVLSFSTALAEEVAPHGITVTALCPGPVPTGFQETAGITPGAERMAALSADQTAAIGIAGYMAGRRVVVPGGVNRVQTTLTQLLPRRAVTALLAGAMRRMGRAD
- a CDS encoding sigma 54-interacting transcriptional regulator; the protein is MLLRFDDFELDEACFELRKAGSAITVQPKVLDLILYLARHRDRVVTKDELLERLWEGVVVTEASLSQAISMARRALSDSASEQSVIRTVRGKGFRFVAETSELGTGGRESKPKPLPKVEAPRSEPVTSPRRPLQYLGSGTESVAETRDDDVPRDGAARPHHVLYVVLSCEDLGNGGARHDLEGVDEVLVARGSERRSQRGGEITKTLTLTLPGQSLSRRHARFVSTRDGWYVMDEGSKNGTWIGGQRIEKKRLSDGDVVELGRTFVTFREHTLVTPLAADLEAPHRIFSSLSPELDVLSRDLERLQDADLPVLFLGETGVGKEHAARRLHSDGPFVVLDSGTVVAGKSVEQLFGANGEQSIFERAAGGTLLVDNVESLPADAQAALVRALETSPITVAGDPARTADVRVMATSSAALDELARDGDFRADLLARLSGFRCELPPLRARKVDLGLLIADLLPDDAVPEMEVAAARALFAYDWPGNVRELSQCLQVAAKLAGGEPIALEHLPPEVRGFTRQT